From Plodia interpunctella isolate USDA-ARS_2022_Savannah chromosome 18, ilPloInte3.2, whole genome shotgun sequence, a single genomic window includes:
- the LOC128677528 gene encoding STAGA complex 65 subunit gamma-like yields the protein MTTKTQLWGEFDDNGNEDIVQQNVNFNPIIELGMQNIPEIPITVKSSPIELPKPNLITHTIQLHACSRQLSAILEQTENAVFEGARLDSMSLPAIPPEPELKLEHEATPPINFLHKKYCDFSLGRGPVILPFTPESHKRALRQCAAIAVGHVGIASCTNTALNAVADALDIYMTNMCKLMRTVVDKEANGLKSGFPDVVSKVFADLNVGNLHDFYNNRVVRYHANVKKKCEDLRSQCEALAIGDIAPQLKLEEVPELHFPAALDGAFTPSLEPGFQMLHSLEQEQLGLDLLDTVTADDIKIEPMEFSQPDTSAKIPSLSPSAKKKRK from the coding sequence atgactaCAAAAACACAACTCTGGGGAGAATTCGATGATAATGGAAACGAGGACATTGTTCAGCAAAACGTGAATTTCAATCCGATAATAGAGTTGGGTATGCAAAACATTCCGGAGATCCCAATCACAGTGAAATCTTCACCGATAGAATTACCGAAGCCGAATTTGATCACCCACACCATACAGTTGCACGCGTGTTCAAGACAATTATCAGCAATCTTGGAACAAACGGAAAATGCCGTATTTGAAGGTGCTAGACTTGATTCTATGAGTTTGCCTGCTATACCTCCTGAACCAGAGTTAAAACTGGAACATGAAGCTACTCCTCCGATAAACTTCTTGCACAAAAAGTACTGTGACTTTTCTCTTGGTAGAGGACCAGTTATTCTCCCATTCACACCAGAAAGTCATAAACGTGCTTTAAGACAATGCGCTGCTATAGCTGTAGGCCACGTCGGGATCGCAAGCTGCACTAATACGGCACTGAACGCTGTGGCCGACGCTCTCGACATCTACATGACGAACATGTGCAAATTAATGAGGACAGTTGTTGACAAAGAAGCCAATGGCCTCAAATCTGGTTTCCCAGATGTTGTATCAAAAGTATTTGCAGACTTAAATGTCGGAAATTTACATGACTTCTATAATAATAGAGTTGTTAGATACCATGCTAACGTCAAGAAGAAATGCGAGGACCTTAGGAGTCAATGTGAAGCATTGGCGATTGGAGACATAGCTCCACAATTGAAGTTGGAGGAAGTTCCAGAACTACACTTTCCTGCAGCTCTAGACGGGGCGTTCACCCCATCTTTAGAGCCTGGCTTCCAGATGTTGCACAGTCTGGAACAGGAGCAGCTTGGACTTGATCTCCTGGATACAGTAACAGCAGATGACATCAAAATAGAGCCAATGGAGTTTTCCCAGCCTGACACCAGTGCCAAGATACCCTCCCTGTCACCTAGTGctaagaagaaaagaaaataa